CTCCTCCACAGCCCTTTCTGCTTCAGCGTCTCTGCTCCAACTTCCACCTCAGTCTGCTTGTCCTGGGCTTCAATGTCCTGCTGCTGGTGGCCGTCTGTGTGATATGGTCCCAAAGTGAGGGTCACAGGGATGGGGCAGTGCTGGGGGCGAGGAGAGCTGTGTTAGGAGAAGAGATGGGAGGCAGTGAGAGGCAGTGATGGGGCAGTGGAGGGGACAGTCAGAGGGACAGCGATGGGGGCTGTCCTATGGGACACCGCCCCCTCCACCTTGTCCTGTTTCCTGACAAGGAGCACAGCTGCAGGTGGAGCTACAGACCCTAAAGGAAACTTCCGACAACTTCTCCTCGGGCACCCTGACGGAGATCCTGGCTCTGAGCTCCCATGGTGAGTGGGTGCtcccctggggggaggggcctgCTGGGCTGGATGGTCAAGGGGTTGATTTGTCCGTGTGGGTTTGCTGGGCTCCGAGCTGGGTGCCCAGTGCTGGGTCTTCAGTAGGGGTGTGTTTGTGGTGCTGTTGGGGCACAGGCCGGGGGGAGGATAACCTAGCCCAAGAAGCTGGGCAAAACTTCCAAGGATGCTGGTCCCTGAGCCCAGGGGCCCTGTAGGATGAACAGGAAGGAGTTAGAGTAGAGGACGGAGGCCAGAGCCAGGTAGAGAACAGAATCTCTGACAACCAGGGGGTGAGGAAGACCACTGCACGTTTGGGGGCTGTAAATACCTCCAAGGTGGCAGGAGAGGTGGGCCAGAGAGGCGGGAGGGGCCAGGCCATGCAGGCAAGCTGTGCTAAGTTGTGGGgctttattttgagaaaatgagCATCTTTTGGAAGGAGCTGAGCAGGGAGCAGCCTCAGCTGTTGGTGCTTCAGAAAACCACCGTgcagagtggggagggtacagctcaagtggtagagcgcatgcttagcaggcacgaggttcTGGCtctgtccccagtacctcctctaaaataaataagtaaacctaattacctccctcctaaCCCCACCTAAAAaacctattaaaaaacaaacaaacgctGTGCAGCATAGGGAAGACTGGGCAGAACAGGGGGTGTGTGTTTGCAGGGCACCAGAGAGCAGAGTGTGCAGTGTCCCAGGTCCAGGTGATGGCGCTCCAGTGCGTGAGGATGGAGGGGTGTCAGGGAGGCAGAACAGAGGGAAATGTCTAGCTTTCCTCTTTTACAGGAGGCAGCACAGGTGACAAGGTGACATCTCTTGAAGCCAAGTTGGAAAAACAGCAGCAAGCCTTGAAAGCAGGTCAGAGACCCTCCTTTGAGTGAGTGCGTGAGTgagtgcatgtatgtgtgtgtggtgttccCCCAGCCGAACACTGGAGTCCGGGTAGGTGGGCCGCCCACACTGCCCACACCAACGTCCACCACTCCGCCCCCTAGATCATGCCACCCTGCTTCTCCATCTGAAGCACTTCCCGGTGGATCTGCGCATGCTGACATGCCAGTTGGCGTTCCTCCAGAGCAACGGTagggatgggggcggggggctcTCTGGTCCCTCTTGCCTGTCCCCTCCGGCTGGATCTCATCGCCCTCTGCCCCTCAATCCCCTCAGGCACACAGTGCTGCCCAGTTAACTGGGTGGACTATGAAGGCAGCTGCTACTGGTTCTCTCGCAGTGGGAAGCCTTGGCTCGAGGCTGAGAAGTACTGCCAGCTGGAGAACGCCCATCTGGTCATCATCAACTCCAGAGAGGAGCAGGTGAGACCGCGCAGCTTTTCCAAAGGCAGGCGGAGATCTTGGGAATGCAGACTCCGCGAGGCTGCGTTAGgctggttttgttattttttttaaggaagaatccAGAAGCAGAGGTCTGGTAGAGCTCTGGGAGGTTCATGGTGGACCCACCACTGATTCTAAGAGATGGGAGGTTACAGCCAGGAGGTGGCACAGAGGAGCCAGATGACTAGGGAGCAGGTCAGGAGACAGAATGCGAGGCAGGATGAACTAAAGGGCCAGAAGTTAGGGTTGGAGAACACCACGGAGGCACCAAGAGTCCCTGCTTGCTGTGTGCTGGCCTGTGTGAAAGGATGGCATGGTCCCTTG
This is a stretch of genomic DNA from Camelus bactrianus isolate YW-2024 breed Bactrian camel chromosome 16, ASM4877302v1, whole genome shotgun sequence. It encodes these proteins:
- the LOC105077476 gene encoding asialoglycoprotein receptor 2 isoform X1, with amino-acid sequence MRSEVQLQPSAQTSMARDFQDIQQLDSEDSDHQLSRDEGPGTRGHGSRRENPFWKGTPPPQPFLLQRLCSNFHLSLLVLGFNVLLLVAVCVIWSQRAQLQVELQTLKETSDNFSSGTLTEILALSSHGGSTGDKVTSLEAKLEKQQQALKADHATLLLHLKHFPVDLRMLTCQLAFLQSNGTQCCPVNWVDYEGSCYWFSRSGKPWLEAEKYCQLENAHLVIINSREEQKFIAQHTNPFQTWIGLTDSDGSWRWVDGTDYRYNYKNWAATQPDDWQGHELGGSEDCAEIRGDGRWNDDFCQQVKRWVCEMKRNITD
- the LOC105077476 gene encoding asialoglycoprotein receptor 2 isoform X2 produces the protein MARDFQDIQQLDSEDSDHQLSRDEGPGTRGHGSRRENPFWKGTPPPQPFLLQRLCSNFHLSLLVLGFNVLLLVAVCVIWSQRAQLQVELQTLKETSDNFSSGTLTEILALSSHGGSTGDKVTSLEAKLEKQQQALKADHATLLLHLKHFPVDLRMLTCQLAFLQSNGTQCCPVNWVDYEGSCYWFSRSGKPWLEAEKYCQLENAHLVIINSREEQKFIAQHTNPFQTWIGLTDSDGSWRWVDGTDYRYNYKNWAATQPDDWQGHELGGSEDCAEIRGDGRWNDDFCQQVKRWVCEMKRNITD